The proteins below come from a single Coleofasciculus chthonoplastes PCC 7420 genomic window:
- a CDS encoding DUF433 domain-containing protein, translated as MVAVISEHIEITPGVCGGKPRIAGHRIRVQDVVIWHEHKGMSPDEIVSRYPTITLSDVYAALAYYHDHIEDIQQQMREGKILVRELQAKTPSKVQQKLRG; from the coding sequence ATGGTGGCAGTAATTTCTGAACATATTGAAATCACACCAGGAGTGTGTGGTGGGAAGCCGCGTATTGCTGGACATCGGATTCGGGTTCAAGATGTCGTTATTTGGCATGAACATAAGGGGATGTCTCCTGATGAAATTGTGTCTCGATATCCTACGATTACGTTGTCAGACGTATACGCGGCTTTGGCTTATTACCATGATCATATTGAAGACATACAACAACAAATGCGAGAGGGCAAAATTTTGGTGCGTGAATTGCAAGCGAAAACTCCTTCCAAAGTGCAGCAAAAATTAAGAGGATAG
- a CDS encoding DUF5615 family PIN-like protein, with amino-acid sequence MKKIRWHLDEQVDRAIAQGLKQRGIDVTTTPEVGLLGAADEEQLTFAIAQERVIFTHDEDFLILHQRGLEHYGIAYCHQNSRSIGEIVRGLILISEVLEPLDMHNHVEFI; translated from the coding sequence TTGAAAAAGATCAGGTGGCACTTGGATGAACAAGTTGATCGGGCAATTGCTCAAGGGTTGAAACAACGGGGTATTGATGTCACGACGACACCTGAAGTAGGACTTTTAGGTGCAGCCGATGAAGAACAATTGACTTTCGCGATTGCTCAAGAGCGAGTAATATTTACCCATGATGAAGATTTTTTAATCCTTCATCAACGTGGTTTAGAACATTATGGTATTGCTTACTGTCACCAAAATAGTCGGTCAATCGGTGAGATTGTGCGAGGATTGATTCTGATTTCAGAGGTACTTGAACCATTA